The Chroicocephalus ridibundus chromosome 2, bChrRid1.1, whole genome shotgun sequence genome includes a region encoding these proteins:
- the TMEM170B gene encoding transmembrane protein 170B, which produces MKVEAGDNSMINLSVQQVLSLWAHGTVLRNLTEMWYWVFLWALFSSLFVHGAVGVLMFVMLQRHRQGRLISVIVVSIGFLGSITGAMITSAAVAGIYRVAGKNMAPLEALVFGVGQTVLTLIISFSRILATL; this is translated from the exons ATGAAGGTGGAAGCGGGCGACAACTCCATGATCAACCTGTCGGTGCAGCAAGTGCTGAGCCTGTGGGCTCACGGCACCGTCCTCCGCAACCTCACCG AGATGTGGTACTGGGTTTTCCTCTGggctctcttctcctctctctttgtcCATGGTGCTGTGGGAGTATTAATGTTTGTGATGCTGCAGAGGCATAGGCAGGGGAGGCTGATCTCTGTCATTGTGGTCAGCATTGGATTTCTGGGTTCTATAACTGGAGCAATGATAACCA GTGCTGCAGTAGCTGGAATTTACAGAGTAGCAGGAAAGAATATGGCTCCCTTAGAAGCTCTTGTCTTTGGTGTTGGACAGACAGTACTGACATTAATTATCTCATTTTCAAGAATTCTTGCAACGCTTTGA